Proteins encoded within one genomic window of Bacteroidota bacterium:
- a CDS encoding aspartate kinase, which produces MEVFKFGGLSTQDAPSVKRVTEIIRADRDKDLVLVFSAMGKTTRLLEKLIASAFHHYKDVEEVLTQFVDYHKNIISELGITNSDPGFDDIDTMFAEVRKRCLGSTGDDFDFFYDQVVVWGELIASRIMSLYLNKTGIACRWVDIRTTLHTNDCFREGRVDWEKSLPMINKAFSNTDGNTAIHVTQGFIATSRNGHNITLGLDGSDYSAAIIAYCLDASKVTIWKDVEGIMNADPRYFSDTVKFESLSYTDAIELAYYGANVIHPKTIKPLQNKNIHLEVKSFLAPAKSGTVIRESSSKLLIPTFILKQSQVMLNISSVDFSFIIEENLRDIFDVFSKFNVRVNMMHNTALSFTVCIDTNDQKLPLFIDALKKQFNVTHQTGLELITIWHFDQATLHRTISNKQVLVEIHSGDVAQIIVKP; this is translated from the coding sequence ATGGAAGTTTTTAAATTCGGTGGGCTGAGTACGCAGGATGCCCCTTCGGTAAAACGGGTAACGGAAATTATACGGGCCGACCGGGATAAAGATCTGGTGCTGGTGTTCTCGGCTATGGGAAAAACCACCCGACTGCTCGAAAAGCTTATCGCTTCGGCATTTCATCATTACAAAGATGTAGAAGAAGTCCTCACCCAGTTTGTGGATTATCACAAAAATATTATTTCGGAACTTGGAATAACGAATAGCGACCCCGGCTTCGACGATATCGATACTATGTTTGCCGAAGTCAGGAAACGCTGTCTGGGCAGCACAGGTGATGATTTCGATTTCTTTTACGATCAGGTGGTGGTGTGGGGCGAACTGATTGCATCACGCATCATGAGCCTGTATCTGAACAAAACTGGCATCGCCTGCCGCTGGGTTGATATCCGCACAACGCTGCATACCAACGATTGCTTCCGCGAAGGCCGCGTGGACTGGGAGAAATCGCTCCCGATGATTAATAAGGCATTCAGCAACACTGACGGCAACACAGCCATTCACGTAACACAGGGTTTTATTGCTACCAGCCGCAACGGACATAACATCACGCTCGGACTCGACGGCTCCGATTATTCGGCAGCTATTATTGCCTACTGCCTCGATGCCTCCAAAGTTACGATATGGAAAGATGTGGAAGGCATCATGAATGCCGACCCGCGCTACTTCAGCGATACCGTGAAATTTGAATCGCTCTCGTATACCGATGCCATTGAACTGGCGTATTACGGCGCAAACGTGATTCATCCGAAAACGATAAAACCCTTGCAGAATAAGAATATTCACCTTGAGGTGAAATCTTTTCTCGCGCCTGCCAAAAGCGGAACTGTCATCAGAGAAAGCTCGTCCAAGCTGCTTATTCCTACATTTATTCTTAAACAGTCGCAGGTGATGCTCAATATTTCGAGTGTCGATTTTTCGTTTATCATTGAAGAAAACCTCCGCGATATTTTCGATGTGTTTTCGAAGTTCAACGTGCGGGTGAATATGATGCACAACACCGCCCTGAGTTTTACCGTGTGCATTGATACCAACGACCAAAAACTCCCGCTCTTCATCGATGCCCTCAAAAAGCAATTCAATGTTACGCATCAGACCGGGTTGGAGCTGATTACCATCTGGCACTTCGACCAGGCTACGCTTCACCGTACCATCAGCAACAAGCAGGTGCTGGTTGAGATTCACAGCGGCGATGTTGCACAAATCATTGTTAAGCCATAA